The Mycolicibacterium aurum genome segment GGTTCGTACGGTGCCGTCACGACAGGCACCTGCACGACCTAAGCCGGACACACGCCATCACATTCGAGGAGCTAAAGCCTGCACGTCGTACCGTAGACGTGCAGGCTTTAACTATGTACAGGAAACGTTGAGTGCAATTTTTCCCGCGGCGCCGATCTGATCAGGATGCAGACACCGACAATGGTGACGACAGTGAAGGGCGTTACGACGAGGATCGTCGGTGGTTCGCCGGTCGTCGCGGTGTCATCATTGGTTCGACAGTCTTCGTCTTTATCCTCCTCGGGTTGGGGGCCTGGGTCGCGGTAGGCGCCTTTCAGGCCAAGTCGAATCTCGAACAAGCCCGAACAAGCGCTCAGCTGGCGAAAGATGCACTGCTCGAAGGGGATACGGCAGCAGCGTCCGATGCGGCGAGCGATGCGCTTGGCCGCGCGGAGGCAGCCCGCGACGCCACTCACTCGTTGGCGTGGAACATAGTCGCCGGGCTGCCGTGGGTGGGCAGTCCGTTCAAGACCGGTCAGCAGGTCACTGAGGTCGTTTATGGGCTCGCCGCCGACGTGCTACGGCCGGCGGCCGATGTGGGCCTCACCATCTCTCCTGAACGGCTGTACCGAGACGGTCGGGTGGATGTCAGCCTCCTCCGGAGCCAAGAGCCTCAACTGAGCGAGCTGTCCACCAACGCCACGCGACTCAACAATGAGGCCGCCGCAATAAGCGATCCCCGCTATGTATCACTCATGAGCGACGCGCGGTCTGAGCTTCAAGGGCAGATATCCGGTATTACATCGGTAATCAACAACGTCGCTCTCGCCGCGCGCCTTGCTCCGTCGATGATGGGCGCCGACGGGCCGCGGACGTACTTCATGGCCTTTCAAACCAATGCAGAGGTTCGGGGTACAGGTGGGCTTCTTGGCGGATACGGAATACTCCGCTTCGACAATGGTGTGGCGAGCGTCGACACCCTGGCACCAAATAGCACCCTTGAGGACGCAGTGGCGCCCATTGAACTCGGCGAGGAATTCGACTTGCAGTATGGGTACCTGCAACCGTTCACCGACTTCCGCAACAGCAATTACAGTCCGCACTTCCCCTATACCGCTCAGATATGGAAGGGCATGTGGGCTGAGCAGACAGGAATGGAAGTGGACGGCGTCATCGCCATCGACCCGGTTGCGTTGAGCTACATCCTTGGGGCTGTAGGACCGGTGACAATGCCCGACGGCGAGGTGGTCTCAAAGAGCAATGTTGTAGAGCTCACAGAATCGACGGCCTACCTTCGATTCCCGACCGACCAAGTAGCACGCAAACAGTATCTGCAGGACATCGCCAGCGCTGTAGTTACGAAGATGACCGGGCAGGTCGGCTCGCCTCGGCAGCTACTGGATGCGCTCGGGAAGGCTGTCGGCGAACGCCGCATCGCCGTCTGGAGTGCTGTGCCTGAGGATCAGAAGCTCCTCGAAGAGACGCCCCTCGCCCACGTACTACCCGACGATCCGGCACCTTTTGCCGCGGTGGTGCTCAACAACTTGGGCGGCAACAAGCTTGACTACTACCTAAAGACGCAGATTGAGTATGCTGCTGATAAATGTCAAGGGGATACGCGCGCGTCTACTGTGACGGTGCAGTTGACGAACGCCGTCCCCAGTGAGCCATTGCCCGATTATGTGGCAGGCGCTGCCGGGCTATCTCCGGACTTGGGGCTTCAGCTTCCGGCCGGAACGAACGTCATATCGGTACGTCTCATTGGCACCAAGGGGTCGGAATTATCCAGCGCGATCCTCAATGGTGAGCGAGTGCCGGCGATTTTGAATACCGAACGGGGGCATCCCGTTTTTGAGGTGCAGGTCATCATCACGCCAGGGCAGACGGCCGACATCATGTTCCAGCTCTCCGAGCCGACGGTGCCGGGGGCGCCGCGTGTGCCCACGCAACCTCTAGTGGAGACTGTTGTTCCTAAAGTAATGGTGCCCGAATGCGCGGGGTGAGCTAAATGCGTAGGAGGAGAATATTTCTTTCGCTCGGCTCTAGGGTGCGGTGGTTACTGGAGGTGCGGCACCAGTTGTCACTGGGGCGCCGATATGGGGTGTAGCTTTGTGGCGAACATTCTCTGGTTTTTAGTCAGGCTCGAAACCGCGATGTCGTCCGATCAGCTTCAAAGCCGAGAGTTGGTATTCGAAGTCAGGAAAACAGCGGTGAAGGGTTTACGTTGAACTTACAAGACTTCATTAGACTGCTACGTTCTCGGTGGGTCACCATCGTGGTTGCAACGTTCGTTGCGGTCTTAGGGGCGGTGGCGGTAACTCTTCTTACGACGCCGTTGTACCAAGCTTCGACTCGACTTTTTGTGTCAACGACTACGGGCTCCTCGCTAGCTGAGACTTACCAGGGCAATCGATTTTCCCAAGAGCGAGTGGTTTCGTACGCCGAATTGCTCACAGGTCAGACTATTGCGCAGCGAACTATCGATAAGCTTCAACTGGATATGAGCGCAGGTGAACTACAAGAGCGCGTAAGAGCAACGGTTAAGCGCGACACGGTCCTCATCAACGTTGACGTACTTGATGCTTCGCCTATCAAGGCGCGGGATATCGCTAATACGATGTCGGATGAGTTCGTTGTAATGGTCCGGGAGTTAGAGACACCCGACGACGGAACGTTACCGGATTCGCGCGTAGTAGTTGAGCAGAGGGCATCGATTCCAAGTAGCCCAGTAGTCCCGCGGCCGGCCCGGAATATTGCGATTGGTTTCGCTCTTGGGATCGTTTTAGGAGTAGGCTTAGCATTGCTCCGTGATTTGCTTGACAACACGGTCAAGACGACGGAGCAGCTGGAGACAATAACAAAAACGGGGTTGGTAGGTACCATTCCTCTGGACAAAGAACGGCGCAAACAGGCGTCTATAGCGTTTGATAAGGAAACAACTGGGATTGCTGAGGCGTTTCGAAAGCTTCGCACGAACTTACAATTCCTCGCAGTCGATAACCCACCGCGGGTGATCTTGGTCACGAGCTCCATGCCTAGCGAAGGCAAGTCGACGACAGCTATAAATACAGCGCTGTCGCTGGCCGAAACCGAGAAAACCGTGGTTCTTGTCGACGGCGATCTTCGACGTCCGTCGCTGCATAGATATCTTGACCTGGTTGGTACAGTCGGGTTCAGCACGGTTCTAAGTGGAGCGGTATCGCTCGACGACGCGCTGCAACAGACAAGGTTTCCAGGGCTAACAGTTCTTACGTCCGGGGCTATCCCGCCCAACCCGAGTGAATTGCTGGGGTCGCAGTCGGCTAGGAAGTTGCTAAATGAATTACGGGCGAAGTACGACTACGTAATCGTCGACTCCACCCCATTGCTTGCAATTACTGACGCTGCGATTTTAGCTGCGGGCGCCGATGGCGTGCTGATCATGGCTCGATACGGCCACACCAAACGTGAGCACCTGTCGCACGCTGTGGGAAGTCTGGAGAGCGTCGGCGCTCCATTGCTCGGTGCAGTCTTTACGATGACGCCCACCCGAGGTAGCGGTGCATATAGCTACAGCTATGGGTATTATGGCGAGTACACCGCTAAATCGTCTTCCCCTCGTGAATTAGAGGCTCCGCAAACGCCTATCAGCAAAGCTACGTCCGAAGAGCCAATGACGAAATTTGGTTCGATCGGGACTCACAGCTCGGGCAAGCGACGGAGGCGCCAGGCCCCGACCGAACCTTAGGCGGGATGGATGTCTATCGCGGCACCGGTTTGCTCGTGTAGGTGCGTGATGCGACACGCCCCGTTTAGGTTGGGTGC includes the following:
- a CDS encoding DUF4012 domain-containing protein, with protein sequence MQFFPRRRSDQDADTDNGDDSEGRYDEDRRWFAGRRGVIIGSTVFVFILLGLGAWVAVGAFQAKSNLEQARTSAQLAKDALLEGDTAAASDAASDALGRAEAARDATHSLAWNIVAGLPWVGSPFKTGQQVTEVVYGLAADVLRPAADVGLTISPERLYRDGRVDVSLLRSQEPQLSELSTNATRLNNEAAAISDPRYVSLMSDARSELQGQISGITSVINNVALAARLAPSMMGADGPRTYFMAFQTNAEVRGTGGLLGGYGILRFDNGVASVDTLAPNSTLEDAVAPIELGEEFDLQYGYLQPFTDFRNSNYSPHFPYTAQIWKGMWAEQTGMEVDGVIAIDPVALSYILGAVGPVTMPDGEVVSKSNVVELTESTAYLRFPTDQVARKQYLQDIASAVVTKMTGQVGSPRQLLDALGKAVGERRIAVWSAVPEDQKLLEETPLAHVLPDDPAPFAAVVLNNLGGNKLDYYLKTQIEYAADKCQGDTRASTVTVQLTNAVPSEPLPDYVAGAAGLSPDLGLQLPAGTNVISVRLIGTKGSELSSAILNGERVPAILNTERGHPVFEVQVIITPGQTADIMFQLSEPTVPGAPRVPTQPLVETVVPKVMVPECAG
- a CDS encoding polysaccharide biosynthesis tyrosine autokinase, whose amino-acid sequence is MNLQDFIRLLRSRWVTIVVATFVAVLGAVAVTLLTTPLYQASTRLFVSTTTGSSLAETYQGNRFSQERVVSYAELLTGQTIAQRTIDKLQLDMSAGELQERVRATVKRDTVLINVDVLDASPIKARDIANTMSDEFVVMVRELETPDDGTLPDSRVVVEQRASIPSSPVVPRPARNIAIGFALGIVLGVGLALLRDLLDNTVKTTEQLETITKTGLVGTIPLDKERRKQASIAFDKETTGIAEAFRKLRTNLQFLAVDNPPRVILVTSSMPSEGKSTTAINTALSLAETEKTVVLVDGDLRRPSLHRYLDLVGTVGFSTVLSGAVSLDDALQQTRFPGLTVLTSGAIPPNPSELLGSQSARKLLNELRAKYDYVIVDSTPLLAITDAAILAAGADGVLIMARYGHTKREHLSHAVGSLESVGAPLLGAVFTMTPTRGSGAYSYSYGYYGEYTAKSSSPRELEAPQTPISKATSEEPMTKFGSIGTHSSGKRRRRQAPTEP